One stretch of Ornithinimicrobium ciconiae DNA includes these proteins:
- a CDS encoding RNB domain-containing ribonuclease, with translation MAQRATTIRDNRTDGNGTELEAAFADIRTRMEVRQEFPEAALAEARAAAENPQLPERDETSLPFITIDPPGSMDLDQAMHIERDGQGYRIRYAIADVPAFVQPGGALDTEVRLRGQTIYCPDTRVPLHPTEISEGAASLLPETARPAYVWDMRLTAEGVRDSAELYRAMVRSVRRYTYEEVQGLIDGGEAEETLQLLKEVGEHRIRRESERGGASLPMPEQEVHLEEDGHYTLQFRPLLPVEDWNAQISLLTGIVAAEIMLEGKVGILRTMPPAQQRDVDRFRRQVRALGVTWPKGMAYGDFLRTLDREDPRHLAVIHDATALFRGAGYEAFDGEIPEYTEQAAIAASYTHVTAPLRRLIDRFVLVVCESLTQGSQIPDWVREALPTLPDIMNESGRLAKGVERACTDATEAAVLAHRVGEQFDAVVVDDAGKKGWQVQLTDPAVNALAEGKADLGSEVRVELVEADIASQQVRFRIV, from the coding sequence ATGGCGCAGCGAGCAACGACGATCCGGGACAACCGCACCGACGGCAACGGCACCGAGCTGGAGGCGGCCTTCGCCGACATCCGGACCCGCATGGAAGTCCGGCAGGAGTTTCCGGAGGCCGCGCTCGCGGAGGCCCGTGCGGCAGCAGAGAACCCACAGTTGCCCGAGCGGGATGAGACGTCCCTCCCGTTCATCACCATCGACCCGCCCGGCTCGATGGACCTGGACCAGGCGATGCACATCGAGCGCGACGGGCAGGGCTATCGCATCCGCTACGCCATCGCTGACGTCCCGGCCTTCGTCCAGCCCGGCGGTGCCCTGGACACCGAGGTGCGGCTACGCGGTCAGACGATCTACTGCCCGGACACGCGGGTCCCGTTGCACCCCACCGAGATCAGCGAGGGAGCAGCCAGCCTGCTCCCGGAGACGGCCCGTCCGGCATACGTCTGGGACATGCGGCTGACGGCGGAAGGGGTGCGCGACTCGGCCGAACTCTATCGAGCGATGGTGCGCTCGGTGCGGCGCTACACCTATGAGGAGGTGCAGGGCCTCATCGACGGCGGGGAGGCCGAGGAGACGCTGCAACTGCTCAAGGAGGTCGGCGAGCACCGGATCCGGCGCGAGTCCGAGCGGGGCGGGGCCAGCCTGCCGATGCCCGAGCAGGAGGTGCACCTCGAGGAGGATGGGCACTACACCTTGCAGTTCCGGCCGCTGCTGCCGGTGGAGGACTGGAACGCCCAGATCAGCTTGCTGACCGGGATCGTGGCGGCCGAGATCATGCTGGAGGGCAAGGTCGGGATCCTGCGCACCATGCCGCCGGCGCAGCAGCGCGACGTCGACCGGTTCCGCCGTCAGGTGAGGGCGCTCGGGGTGACCTGGCCCAAGGGCATGGCCTATGGCGACTTCCTGCGCACCCTGGACCGTGAGGACCCCCGGCACCTGGCGGTCATCCACGACGCGACGGCGCTGTTCCGCGGGGCTGGCTACGAAGCCTTCGACGGCGAGATCCCTGAGTACACGGAACAGGCAGCGATCGCCGCGTCCTACACCCACGTCACCGCACCGCTGCGTCGGCTCATCGACCGGTTCGTGCTGGTCGTGTGTGAGTCGCTGACCCAGGGCTCGCAGATCCCCGACTGGGTCCGGGAGGCGCTGCCGACGCTGCCCGACATCATGAACGAGTCGGGACGGCTGGCCAAGGGTGTTGAGCGGGCCTGCACCGACGCCACTGAGGCGGCAGTCCTGGCCCACCGGGTCGGCGAGCAGTTCGACGCGGTCGTCGTCGATGACGCGGGCAAGAAGGGCTGGCAGGTGCAGCTGACCGACCCGGCCGTCAACGCCCTCGCCGAGGGGAAGGCCGACCTGGGCAGCGAGGTCCGCGTCGAGCTCGTCGAGGCGGACATCGCCAGCCAGCAGGTGCGCTTCCGCATCGTGTGA
- the ctlX gene encoding citrulline utilization hydrolase CtlX: protein MPVQAPGAVVMIRPHRFTPNPDTAADNAFQVPATGDPEELARSAYLEVTRAAEVLESAGVTVHLFDDEDATRPDSVFPNNWFSTHAGGRVALYPMYAASRRTERRPDIVEMLKSQYRVQDVIDYSGLEYDNIFLEGTGAMVLDHLSRIAYTARSRRADPVMLERFCTAFGYEPMAFDAVDPSGTPVYHTNVLMCIASGFVLIGLSMITDPARRAEVAERLAGRRGTRAVLELSPQQIHDFAGNAIELEGHEGRRLLALSTRAAASLTDEQRDVIEQTCTLLPLDVPTIELAGGSVRCMLAGIHLDSRPQVDSASMVAPGAATVR from the coding sequence ATGCCCGTTCAGGCCCCAGGTGCCGTCGTGATGATCCGTCCTCACCGCTTCACCCCCAACCCAGATACCGCGGCAGACAACGCCTTTCAGGTGCCGGCGACCGGAGATCCCGAGGAGCTGGCGAGGAGCGCCTACCTCGAGGTGACCCGGGCCGCCGAGGTGCTCGAGTCTGCCGGTGTCACGGTGCACCTCTTCGACGACGAGGACGCCACCCGTCCCGACAGTGTCTTCCCCAACAACTGGTTCTCCACCCACGCCGGCGGGCGCGTGGCGCTCTATCCGATGTATGCCGCGAGCCGGCGCACCGAGCGACGTCCAGACATCGTCGAGATGCTCAAGTCGCAGTATCGCGTCCAGGACGTCATCGACTACTCCGGTCTGGAGTACGACAACATCTTCCTGGAGGGCACCGGCGCCATGGTGCTGGACCACCTCTCCCGGATCGCCTACACGGCCCGATCGCGCCGGGCCGACCCGGTGATGCTGGAGCGCTTCTGCACCGCCTTCGGCTATGAGCCGATGGCCTTCGACGCGGTGGACCCCAGCGGCACGCCGGTCTATCACACCAACGTCCTGATGTGCATCGCCTCCGGCTTTGTGCTGATCGGGCTCTCGATGATCACCGACCCAGCCCGTCGCGCCGAGGTCGCTGAGCGGCTCGCGGGTCGACGCGGCACCCGCGCGGTGCTGGAGCTGAGCCCCCAGCAGATCCACGACTTCGCCGGCAACGCCATCGAGCTCGAGGGCCACGAGGGGCGGCGTCTTCTTGCGCTGTCCACCCGGGCGGCGGCCTCGCTGACCGATGAGCAGCGAGACGTGATCGAGCAGACGTGCACGCTGCTGCCCCTCGACGTGCCGACCATCGAGCTGGCCGGCGGCTCCGTGCGGTGCATGCTGGCGGGGATCCATCTGGACTCCCGCCCGCAGGTGGACTCGGCGTCCATGGTGGCGCCCGGGGCGGCAACCGTGAGGTGA
- a CDS encoding NADPH-dependent FMN reductase, which yields MKIGIIIGSVRDDRKGDDVGSWLSKLAQSRDTDMTYELVDLRQFDLPVLTSATVPGAANRQYDDERVTRWGQKIDGYDGFIFVTPEYNHGVPGGFKNAFDVIYPEWVKKAVAFVSYGAMSGSRAVEAWRPVVANADMYDIRAQVALSTFSEFDGETFTPADRNADEAADLFDSLEAATTALATLRS from the coding sequence ATGAAGATCGGCATCATCATCGGATCGGTCCGCGACGACCGCAAGGGCGACGACGTGGGCAGCTGGCTCAGCAAGCTGGCGCAGTCCCGGGACACCGACATGACCTACGAGCTCGTCGACCTGCGCCAGTTCGACCTGCCCGTGCTCACCTCGGCGACCGTGCCCGGAGCCGCGAACCGGCAGTATGACGACGAGCGGGTCACCCGCTGGGGCCAGAAGATCGATGGTTATGACGGGTTCATCTTCGTCACCCCGGAGTACAACCACGGCGTGCCGGGAGGCTTCAAGAACGCCTTCGATGTGATCTATCCGGAGTGGGTCAAGAAGGCGGTGGCGTTCGTCTCCTACGGCGCGATGTCCGGCTCGCGCGCGGTCGAGGCCTGGCGCCCGGTCGTGGCGAACGCCGACATGTATGACATCCGGGCCCAGGTGGCACTGAGCACCTTTAGCGAGTTCGACGGGGAGACCTTCACCCCGGCCGACCGCAACGCCGACGAGGCGGCTGACCTGTTCGACTCGTTGGAGGCCGCCACGACGGCGCTGGCGACGCTGCGCAGCTGA
- a CDS encoding YaaA family protein, with the protein MLILLPPSESKTGRARGRALDLDRLSVPELTAYRAEVVAALAETSARPDAAATLGVSPNLTEEIARNTRLTTAPSVPVAELYTGVLYDALDLTSLDTAARRRANRRVLVVSALFGALRLTDHVPPYRLSMAVNLPGTGPLAGHWRSPLAKTLPGLVGRGLIIDCRSSTYAAAWVPQGDLARRWVQIRVPGATHMAKHTRGLVTRALCQIDQDPRTPAGLAEVLAETFRVELHEPSGATKPWILDVHPPA; encoded by the coding sequence GTGCTGATCCTGCTCCCCCCGTCGGAGTCCAAGACCGGTCGTGCCCGCGGGCGGGCCCTCGACCTGGACCGGCTCTCGGTCCCCGAGCTCACGGCATACCGCGCCGAGGTCGTGGCTGCGCTCGCCGAGACGAGCGCTCGACCTGACGCCGCGGCCACGCTCGGTGTCAGCCCCAACCTGACCGAGGAGATCGCCCGCAACACCCGGCTGACGACGGCCCCCTCGGTGCCGGTGGCAGAGCTCTACACCGGCGTGCTCTATGACGCCCTCGATCTCACGTCGCTGGACACCGCCGCCCGCCGCCGCGCGAACCGCCGCGTCCTGGTTGTCTCCGCGCTGTTCGGCGCACTGCGACTGACCGACCACGTGCCGCCCTATCGGCTGTCGATGGCGGTCAACCTGCCGGGCACCGGACCACTGGCGGGGCACTGGCGCAGCCCGCTGGCCAAGACGCTGCCTGGCCTTGTCGGTCGCGGTCTGATCATCGACTGCCGCTCCAGCACGTATGCCGCAGCATGGGTCCCGCAGGGCGACCTCGCTCGGCGCTGGGTCCAGATCCGCGTGCCGGGGGCGACACACATGGCCAAGCACACCCGCGGGCTGGTCACCCGAGCCCTGTGCCAGATCGACCAGGACCCGCGCACGCCCGCCGGACTCGCTGAGGTGCTCGCCGAGACGTTCCGGGTCGAGCTGCACGAGCCGTCCGGCGCGACCAAGCCCTGGATCCTCGACGTGCACCCACCCGCCTGA
- a CDS encoding cystathionine gamma-synthase produces the protein MTGFSTRAIHTGQAFDPTTGAVIPPVYQTSTFVQEHIGGLRNGYEYARGTNPTRDALQELIADLEGGVQGLSFASGLAAEDATFRALLSAGDHVLMGNDVYGGTHRLVNRILKPWGLDLSTAEMSDLDAVRAGIRPETKMLWLETPSNPLMKITDIEALAALGHEHGLVVVVDNTFASPALQTPISLGADIVVHSATKYLGGHSDVLGGVVVTASEEHAEKIQFLQFAAGGVSAPWEVFLTIRGIKTLALRMEKHSSNAATIAQALVGHPAVERVYYPGLPDHPGHEIAAKQMSAFGGMVSLGLAGGAGAARQFAESMSVFQLAESLGGVESLVNYPAEMTHASVRGTELEVPDNIIRLSVGIEDEADLVADVQQALERLG, from the coding sequence GTGACCGGATTCTCCACCCGTGCCATCCACACCGGCCAGGCGTTCGACCCGACCACCGGGGCGGTGATCCCTCCGGTCTACCAGACCTCGACCTTCGTCCAGGAGCACATCGGGGGCCTGCGCAACGGCTACGAGTACGCCCGTGGCACCAACCCCACGCGCGACGCACTGCAGGAGCTCATCGCCGACCTCGAGGGCGGCGTGCAGGGACTGTCCTTCGCCTCCGGTCTGGCTGCCGAGGACGCGACCTTCCGCGCGCTGCTGAGCGCCGGCGACCACGTCCTGATGGGCAACGACGTCTATGGCGGCACCCACCGTCTCGTCAACCGGATCCTCAAGCCGTGGGGCCTGGACCTGAGCACCGCGGAGATGAGTGACCTCGATGCGGTGCGGGCCGGCATACGTCCGGAGACGAAGATGCTCTGGCTGGAGACGCCCAGCAACCCGCTGATGAAGATCACCGACATCGAGGCCCTCGCGGCGCTGGGCCACGAGCACGGCCTGGTCGTCGTGGTCGACAACACCTTCGCCTCACCCGCTCTGCAGACCCCGATCAGCCTCGGCGCCGACATCGTGGTGCACTCGGCGACCAAGTACCTGGGCGGCCACTCCGACGTCCTCGGCGGCGTCGTGGTCACCGCGAGCGAGGAGCACGCCGAGAAGATCCAGTTCCTGCAATTCGCGGCCGGTGGGGTGTCCGCTCCCTGGGAGGTCTTCCTGACGATCCGCGGCATCAAGACTCTCGCGCTGCGGATGGAGAAGCACAGCAGCAACGCGGCCACGATCGCGCAGGCGCTGGTGGGGCACCCGGCGGTGGAGCGGGTCTACTACCCGGGCCTGCCCGACCACCCCGGCCACGAGATCGCCGCGAAGCAGATGAGCGCCTTCGGCGGCATGGTCTCCCTCGGGCTGGCGGGTGGCGCGGGCGCGGCCCGGCAGTTCGCCGAGTCGATGTCGGTCTTCCAGCTCGCCGAGAGCCTCGGTGGTGTGGAGTCGCTGGTCAACTATCCGGCCGAGATGACCCATGCCTCCGTGCGTGGCACCGAGCTCGAGGTGCCGGACAACATCATCCGGCTCTCGGTCGGCATCGAGGACGAGGCCGACCTGGTCGCGGACGTGCAGCAGGCGCTCGAGCGCCTGGGCTGA
- a CDS encoding DUF3052 domain-containing protein, giving the protein MANEGITRPGGPVDKLGFAHDQIVLEYGYDDDVPDPFRQEVEEVVGGPMEEEGYTGVVDAVLLWWRDGDGDLTDELVECVSLLEDGGFIALVTPGAGRDDRIAAHDVQEACATAGLTASGAVPLGDDGEWHVQRLVGRR; this is encoded by the coding sequence ATGGCTAACGAAGGAATCACACGACCGGGTGGGCCGGTCGACAAGCTGGGCTTCGCCCACGACCAGATCGTTCTCGAGTACGGCTACGACGATGACGTTCCCGACCCGTTCCGTCAGGAGGTTGAGGAGGTCGTCGGTGGACCCATGGAGGAGGAGGGCTACACCGGCGTCGTCGACGCGGTGCTGCTGTGGTGGCGCGACGGTGACGGTGACCTGACCGATGAGCTCGTCGAGTGCGTGTCGCTGCTGGAGGACGGCGGCTTCATCGCGCTGGTGACCCCCGGCGCGGGACGGGACGACCGGATCGCCGCACACGATGTGCAGGAGGCCTGTGCCACCGCCGGACTGACCGCCAGTGGCGCCGTCCCGCTCGGTGACGACGGCGAGTGGCACGTCCAGCGGCTCGTGGGCCGACGATGA
- a CDS encoding bifunctional RNase H/acid phosphatase: MSRPGASMPAGAARQLVVEADGGSRGNPGVAGYGALVQDADGTLLAERAAPLGTASNNVAEYTGLIEGLRAVLDLGLAEGATVTVRMDSKLVVEQMSGRWKIKHEDMRRLALQARDLVRQIQAAGGRVSYTWIPRAENSAADALSNDGMDGETVHRDHVAPVARPRARETEPPASLFELDASEQAEPVASAAEPVASAAEPVASAAEPVASAAETSAPSVPQTQARNSARRADPTFGEVKAPVGEEVFSTETDPTLEGSCRLILVRHGVTDFTRSHKLDGRGGANPPLNDEGLAQAAAAAGAAKRLIDRSGPSAVQVITSSLTRAMQTGGAVAEALGVTPEVDRDWDEQAFGDWDGATMADLVTHSGPELLALRQDPAYARPGGESRQQLTGRVVSALGRAVARGGTVVVATHRLPLMVVLSQVLGIDTNRAWSIATAPASLTAFEFYSDGGVQVAFVNDTHHLHDL, encoded by the coding sequence GTGAGCAGGCCGGGGGCGAGTATGCCGGCCGGTGCCGCGCGGCAGCTCGTCGTCGAGGCCGACGGCGGCTCGCGGGGCAACCCCGGGGTGGCTGGCTACGGCGCGCTCGTGCAGGACGCCGACGGCACGCTGCTCGCGGAGCGTGCGGCGCCGCTGGGCACGGCGTCCAACAACGTCGCGGAGTACACCGGTCTGATCGAGGGGCTGCGCGCTGTGCTCGACCTCGGTCTGGCCGAGGGAGCGACCGTGACCGTGCGGATGGACTCCAAGCTGGTCGTCGAGCAGATGAGCGGGCGGTGGAAGATCAAGCACGAGGACATGCGCCGCCTCGCGCTGCAGGCCCGGGACCTGGTCCGGCAGATCCAGGCCGCCGGTGGGCGGGTGAGCTACACCTGGATCCCGCGGGCGGAGAACTCCGCTGCCGATGCGCTGTCCAACGACGGCATGGACGGGGAGACGGTGCACCGCGACCACGTCGCACCGGTCGCCCGCCCACGCGCTCGCGAGACGGAGCCGCCCGCGAGCCTGTTTGAGCTCGACGCGTCGGAACAGGCCGAACCCGTCGCGTCCGCGGCTGAGCCTGTCGCGTCCGCGGCTGAGCCTGTCGCGTCCGCGGCTGAGCCTGTCGCGTCCGCGGCCGAGACGTCTGCGCCGTCAGTGCCGCAGACCCAGGCGCGCAACAGCGCGCGCCGCGCCGACCCGACCTTCGGTGAGGTCAAGGCGCCCGTCGGCGAGGAGGTCTTCAGCACCGAGACCGACCCGACGCTGGAGGGATCGTGCCGGTTGATCCTGGTGCGCCACGGCGTCACCGACTTCACCCGCAGCCACAAGCTGGACGGCCGGGGCGGTGCGAACCCGCCGCTCAACGACGAGGGGCTGGCCCAGGCTGCCGCTGCGGCCGGGGCGGCCAAGCGGCTCATCGACCGATCCGGTCCGAGCGCAGTCCAGGTGATCACCTCCTCGCTGACGCGCGCCATGCAGACCGGGGGAGCGGTGGCGGAGGCGCTCGGTGTGACGCCTGAGGTCGACCGGGACTGGGACGAGCAGGCGTTCGGTGACTGGGACGGGGCGACCATGGCCGACCTGGTGACCCACTCGGGGCCGGAGCTGTTGGCGTTGCGCCAGGACCCGGCATACGCCCGTCCCGGCGGGGAGAGCCGGCAGCAACTGACCGGCAGGGTGGTCTCCGCCCTCGGCCGGGCGGTGGCCCGTGGCGGCACGGTCGTGGTCGCCACCCACCGGCTGCCGCTGATGGTGGTGCTCTCTCAGGTGCTGGGCATCGACACCAACCGCGCTTGGTCGATCGCGACCGCGCCGGCCTCGCTGACCGCCTTCGAGTTCTACAGCGACGGCGGGGTCCAGGTCGCGTTCGTCAACGACACCCACCACCTGCACGACCTCTGA
- a CDS encoding peroxiredoxin encodes MTAPAAALSTPQVGDTAADFTLTDQTGAPVTLSEAVRDRHALLVFFPFAFSSICTGELLEIQLNVDEFVNERVNVYAISCDPRHTQAAWAAHEGYRFPLLSDFWPHGKVAQSYGVFDEASGMAVRGTFVVSPQMQVVWSLVNEPGQQRDIGELHAAVKDL; translated from the coding sequence ATGACCGCCCCGGCTGCGGCCCTGTCCACGCCCCAGGTCGGCGACACCGCTGCAGACTTCACCCTGACCGACCAGACCGGTGCTCCGGTCACACTCTCGGAGGCGGTCCGGGACCGCCACGCGCTGCTGGTCTTCTTCCCCTTCGCGTTCTCCAGCATCTGCACCGGCGAACTGCTGGAGATCCAGCTCAACGTCGACGAGTTCGTCAACGAGCGCGTCAACGTCTACGCGATCTCCTGCGACCCCCGCCACACGCAGGCGGCGTGGGCGGCGCACGAGGGCTATCGGTTCCCGCTGCTGTCCGACTTCTGGCCGCACGGCAAGGTCGCGCAGTCCTACGGGGTGTTTGACGAGGCCTCCGGCATGGCGGTGCGGGGCACCTTCGTGGTCAGCCCGCAGATGCAGGTGGTGTGGAGCCTGGTCAACGAGCCGGGCCAGCAGCGGGACATCGGAGAGCTGCACGCCGCGGTCAAGGATCTCTGA
- a CDS encoding zinc ribbon domain-containing protein yields the protein MKADPHEQQRLLDLQALDTRLSQLDHQLRSLPEHAQLEQLTGRAADLDAEVVRTTTARGDVQRELTKAEQDVQLVRDRAARDQQRLDAGIGTAKDMQALQHEIESLARRQATLEDEELEVMERAEARDAEVAKAEADRDALAAETAEITTSRDTKAQALQADRDEVAAGRDAIVADVSDELVALYDKIRAQSGTGAASLQQRRCGGCQLELNQVDLNRIRSAAEDEVLRCEECRRILVRTPESGL from the coding sequence GTGAAAGCCGACCCCCACGAGCAGCAGCGGCTGCTCGACCTGCAGGCCCTCGACACCCGGCTCAGCCAGCTCGACCACCAGCTGCGCAGCCTGCCCGAGCACGCCCAGCTGGAGCAGCTGACCGGCCGCGCCGCCGACCTCGACGCCGAGGTCGTGCGCACCACCACGGCCCGCGGCGACGTGCAGCGCGAGCTGACCAAGGCCGAGCAGGACGTGCAACTCGTGCGAGACCGGGCAGCCCGCGACCAGCAGCGCCTGGACGCCGGCATCGGCACCGCCAAGGACATGCAGGCGCTCCAGCACGAGATCGAGTCCCTGGCTCGGCGCCAGGCGACGCTCGAGGACGAGGAGCTGGAGGTGATGGAGCGGGCCGAGGCACGGGATGCCGAGGTCGCCAAGGCGGAAGCTGACCGCGACGCGCTCGCCGCCGAGACCGCCGAGATCACCACGAGCCGCGACACCAAGGCCCAGGCGCTGCAGGCCGACCGCGACGAGGTCGCTGCCGGTCGTGACGCGATCGTGGCCGACGTCAGCGACGAGCTGGTCGCGCTCTATGACAAGATCCGTGCCCAGTCCGGCACCGGGGCAGCCTCACTGCAGCAGCGCCGGTGCGGCGGGTGCCAGCTCGAGCTCAACCAGGTCGACCTCAACCGGATCCGCAGCGCCGCCGAGGACGAGGTGCTGCGGTGTGAGGAGTGCCGCCGGATCCTGGTGCGCACCCCCGAGTCCGGCCTGTGA
- a CDS encoding cystathionine beta-synthase — protein MRVAETILDTIGNTPLVKLNHVTEGIAATVLAKIEYVNPGGSVKDRIAIKIIDAAEAEGKLKPGGTIVEPTSGNTGVGLALVAQQRGYRCVFVCPDKVGEDKINVLKAYGAEVVMTPTSVPPDHPESYYSVSDRLAAEIPGAYKPNQYENLNGPASHYESTGPEIWRDTDGTVTHFVAGVGTGGTISGTGRYLREVGDVTVIGADPEGSVYSGGTGRPYLVEGVGEDMWPGAYDPKVPHQIIAVTDAESFEMTTRLALEEGLLVGGSSGMAVVAAIKAAKDLGPEHTVVVLLPDGGRGYLGKIFNEGWMRSYGFAPVAEEKTVGDVLSAKTGHLPDLVHVHPTDTVRDAIDIMGEYAVSQLLVLGAEPPVVMGEVKGSLNERDLLDAVFHGDAKLTDTVSTLTGPMLPLIGINDSVGAAREAFADADALLVTEGGKPVAVLTRPDLLTFVSQ, from the coding sequence ATGCGCGTCGCAGAGACCATCCTCGACACGATCGGCAACACGCCGCTCGTCAAGCTCAACCACGTGACTGAGGGCATCGCGGCCACGGTCCTGGCGAAGATCGAGTACGTCAACCCCGGCGGGTCGGTCAAGGACCGCATCGCGATCAAGATCATCGACGCTGCCGAGGCCGAGGGCAAGCTCAAGCCGGGTGGCACGATCGTCGAGCCGACGTCGGGCAACACCGGAGTGGGCCTGGCGCTGGTGGCGCAGCAGCGTGGTTATCGGTGCGTCTTCGTCTGCCCCGACAAGGTCGGCGAGGACAAGATCAACGTCCTCAAGGCCTATGGCGCCGAGGTCGTGATGACCCCGACCTCCGTTCCGCCGGACCACCCGGAGTCCTACTACTCGGTGAGCGACCGGCTGGCCGCCGAGATCCCGGGCGCCTACAAGCCCAACCAGTACGAGAACCTCAACGGCCCCGCCTCGCACTACGAGTCCACCGGCCCGGAGATCTGGCGCGACACCGACGGCACCGTGACGCACTTCGTGGCCGGCGTCGGCACCGGCGGCACGATCTCGGGCACCGGGCGCTATCTGCGGGAGGTGGGCGACGTCACGGTGATCGGCGCCGACCCCGAGGGGTCGGTCTACTCCGGCGGCACCGGGCGGCCCTACCTGGTCGAGGGCGTCGGCGAGGACATGTGGCCAGGCGCCTACGACCCGAAGGTCCCGCACCAGATCATCGCGGTCACCGATGCCGAGTCCTTCGAGATGACGACGCGGCTCGCCCTGGAGGAGGGTCTGCTGGTCGGCGGCTCCTCGGGCATGGCGGTGGTCGCCGCGATCAAGGCAGCCAAGGACCTCGGGCCCGAGCACACGGTCGTGGTGCTGCTCCCCGACGGCGGCCGCGGCTACCTGGGCAAGATCTTCAATGAGGGGTGGATGCGCTCCTATGGGTTCGCGCCGGTCGCCGAGGAGAAGACGGTCGGTGACGTACTGTCCGCCAAGACCGGTCACCTCCCGGACCTGGTGCACGTGCACCCCACCGACACCGTCCGCGACGCGATCGACATCATGGGGGAGTATGCCGTCAGCCAGCTGCTCGTCCTGGGTGCCGAGCCCCCTGTGGTCATGGGGGAGGTCAAGGGTTCCCTGAACGAGCGGGACCTGTTGGACGCGGTCTTCCACGGGGACGCCAAGCTGACCGACACGGTGTCCACGCTGACCGGACCGATGCTGCCGCTGATCGGCATCAATGACTCCGTCGGAGCGGCGCGGGAAGCATTTGCTGACGCGGACGCGTTGCTGGTGACAGAGGGTGGCAAGCCCGTCGCCGTGCTGACCCGCCCTGACCTGCTGACCTTCGTGTCCCAGTGA
- a CDS encoding Nif3-like dinuclear metal center hexameric protein translates to MGCVTQTQTQEYAENLTLGQVVAALERLYPLDTAQSWDRVGLVAGDLDQPITRIHLAVDPTMAVIEEAREAGADLIITHHPLLLRGIHSVATTTAKGAAVTALIVNDIALYCAHTNADVADPGVGQALAAACGLTGTEALAITEGQELGRVGDLAEAMTLADFAGRLHDNLPPTAGGIRVAGPASGQVRRVAVLGGAGDSAFDAVRASGADVYVTADLRHHPALEAREEAALTGGAPYLVDAGHFASESLWLPGLATRLVAELGAAAARLEVHVSQVRTDPWDFVLGASGPEASGPEHTQGDHA, encoded by the coding sequence ATGGGCTGCGTGACACAGACACAGACGCAGGAGTATGCCGAGAACCTCACCCTGGGTCAGGTCGTGGCCGCGTTGGAGCGGCTCTATCCACTCGACACCGCCCAGTCCTGGGACCGCGTCGGTCTCGTCGCGGGAGATCTCGACCAGCCCATCACGCGTATCCACCTGGCGGTTGACCCCACCATGGCGGTCATCGAGGAGGCCCGAGAGGCCGGGGCCGACCTGATCATCACCCACCACCCGTTGCTGCTGCGCGGCATCCACTCGGTGGCGACCACCACCGCGAAGGGTGCGGCGGTCACCGCGCTCATCGTCAACGACATCGCGCTCTACTGCGCCCACACCAACGCCGACGTGGCCGACCCCGGGGTCGGCCAGGCCCTCGCCGCGGCCTGCGGGCTCACCGGCACCGAGGCACTGGCGATCACCGAGGGCCAGGAGCTCGGCAGGGTGGGGGACCTGGCCGAGGCGATGACCCTCGCCGACTTCGCCGGTCGCCTCCATGACAACCTGCCGCCCACGGCCGGCGGGATCCGGGTCGCAGGTCCTGCCAGCGGCCAGGTCCGGCGGGTCGCCGTCCTCGGTGGGGCCGGAGACTCCGCCTTCGACGCGGTCCGGGCCAGTGGCGCCGACGTCTATGTCACCGCCGACCTGCGCCACCACCCGGCCCTGGAGGCCCGGGAGGAGGCAGCACTGACGGGCGGGGCGCCATACCTGGTCGATGCGGGTCACTTTGCGAGCGAGTCGCTCTGGCTGCCCGGACTCGCGACCCGGCTGGTGGCGGAACTGGGGGCTGCTGCGGCTAGGTTGGAGGTCCACGTTTCGCAGGTGCGGACCGACCCGTGGGACTTCGTCCTCGGTGCGTCCGGGCCCGAGGCGTCCGGACCGGAGCACACCCAGGGAGACCACGCGTGA